In Micromonospora sp. WMMA1363, a genomic segment contains:
- a CDS encoding IS701 family transposase: MVGSWDAGLEELFFRFAHRFERVEPRRRAWAYVRGLLAPLERRNGWTLAEQAGHVSPDGLQGMLCSAAWDRDAVRDDVRDYVVDQIGDAAGVLIADETGFVKKGRASAGVQRQYSGTAGKTENCQIGTFLCYATPRGRALIDRELYLPKSWTGDRDRCRRSAIPDAVGFATKPQQAQAMLERAVTAGVPFSWFTADEAYGQNPGLRGWLEDRDIAYVMATRRDDRVPSGLHTTTGVDELIGRVRAGAWQRLSCGDGAHGPRRYDWARLPIRRTFAHGRRGWVLARRSITDPGDIAYYVCFGPRGTRLRDLVRVAGSRWSVEESFQTAKNEVGLDQYQVRRYDAWYAHITLAMAAAAFLVVTRALEAAKGAPPQTSAARSR; encoded by the coding sequence GTGGTCGGGTCGTGGGATGCCGGGTTGGAGGAGTTGTTCTTCCGGTTCGCGCATCGGTTTGAGCGGGTGGAGCCGCGGCGGCGGGCATGGGCGTATGTGCGGGGGCTACTGGCACCGTTGGAGCGGCGTAACGGCTGGACCCTCGCGGAGCAGGCTGGGCATGTGTCGCCGGACGGGTTGCAGGGCATGTTGTGCAGCGCGGCGTGGGATCGGGACGCGGTCCGCGATGACGTGCGCGATTACGTGGTGGACCAGATCGGCGATGCGGCCGGGGTGCTCATCGCTGACGAGACGGGGTTCGTCAAGAAGGGCCGTGCGTCGGCGGGGGTCCAACGGCAGTATTCGGGTACGGCGGGCAAGACCGAGAACTGCCAGATCGGCACGTTCCTGTGCTACGCCACGCCGCGGGGTCGGGCGTTGATCGATCGGGAGTTGTACCTGCCCAAGTCGTGGACCGGTGATCGGGACCGGTGCCGGCGCTCGGCGATCCCGGACGCCGTCGGGTTCGCGACCAAGCCGCAGCAGGCGCAGGCCATGCTGGAGCGGGCGGTCACCGCGGGGGTGCCGTTTTCGTGGTTCACGGCCGATGAGGCCTACGGGCAGAACCCTGGCCTGCGGGGCTGGTTGGAGGATCGGGACATCGCGTACGTGATGGCCACCCGACGCGACGATCGGGTGCCCTCCGGGCTGCACACCACCACCGGTGTCGACGAGCTGATCGGCAGGGTGCGTGCGGGCGCGTGGCAACGACTGTCGTGTGGTGACGGCGCGCACGGGCCGCGCCGCTACGACTGGGCTCGGCTGCCGATCCGCCGCACCTTTGCCCACGGCCGCCGCGGCTGGGTCCTGGCCCGACGCTCGATCACGGATCCCGGCGACATCGCCTACTACGTCTGCTTCGGCCCCCGCGGCACCCGACTACGCGACCTGGTGCGGGTCGCCGGTAGCCGTTGGTCGGTGGAGGAATCGTTCCAGACCGCGAAGAACGAGGTCGGCCTGGACCAGTACCAGGTCCGCCGCTACGACGCCTGGTACGCCCACATCACCCTCGCGATGGCCGCCGCCGCGTTCCTCGTCGTCACCCGCGCCCTCGAAGCCGCAAAGGGGGCACCACCGCAAACGAGCGCAGCCAGATCCCGCTGA